One genomic segment of Gemmatimonadota bacterium includes these proteins:
- the rpsJ gene encoding 30S ribosomal protein S10: MAGKIRIRLKAFDHAVIDQTASDIVRTAEKTGARVSGPIPLPTRVQRWTVLRSPHVDKKSREQFELKTHKRVIDIMDSRPQTIDALTKLDLPAGVDVEIKVD, from the coding sequence ATGGCAGGCAAGATCCGGATCCGGCTCAAGGCCTTCGATCACGCGGTGATCGATCAGACGGCGTCGGACATCGTGCGCACGGCGGAGAAGACGGGCGCGCGCGTGAGCGGGCCCATCCCGCTTCCCACCCGAGTCCAGCGCTGGACGGTTTTGCGCTCCCCGCACGTTGACAAGAAGAGTCGCGAGCAGTTCGAGCTGAAGACACACAAGCGGGTGATCGACATCATGGACTCGCGGCCGCAGACGATTGATGCCTTGACCAAGCTCGACCTGCCGGCGGGCGTCGATGTTGAGATCAAGGTGGACTGA
- the rplC gene encoding 50S ribosomal protein L3, with translation MAGLIGRKLGMTQIFDERGALVPVTVVEAGPCPVLQVKTADSDGYAAIQLGFGARKERRVRRAERGHAGKAGLAHTPRALREFRVDAPESFQVGQQLTVDQFHVGERVKVTGASKGRGFQGVVKRHGFRGRPGSHGHPKARNPGTLGPGTNPSRVIKGKKLPGQMGNTRHTERNLRVERIDAERHLLFVRGAVPGARNNLLLIRKA, from the coding sequence ATGGCGGGACTGATCGGACGCAAGCTGGGCATGACCCAGATCTTCGATGAGCGGGGGGCGCTCGTGCCCGTGACGGTGGTCGAGGCCGGCCCCTGCCCCGTGCTGCAGGTCAAGACGGCGGACTCCGATGGCTACGCTGCGATCCAGCTCGGCTTCGGCGCAAGAAAGGAGCGGCGCGTGCGCCGCGCGGAGCGTGGGCATGCCGGAAAGGCAGGACTCGCGCACACCCCCAGGGCGCTGCGCGAGTTCCGCGTTGACGCCCCGGAATCGTTCCAGGTCGGACAGCAGCTCACGGTGGACCAGTTCCATGTCGGTGAACGGGTGAAGGTCACGGGGGCGAGCAAGGGGCGCGGCTTCCAGGGGGTCGTGAAGCGCCACGGATTCCGCGGCCGGCCGGGGTCCCACGGCCACCCCAAGGCACGCAACCCGGGAACGCTGGGTCCGGGAACCAATCCCTCACGGGTCATCAAGGGGAAGAAGCTCCCCGGCCAGATGGGCAATACCCGCCACACGGAGCGCAACCTGCGGGTCGAGCGGATCGACGCCGAGCGCCACCTGCTCTTTGTCCGCGGCGCCGTGCCGGGCGCACGCAACAACCTGCTGCTGATCCGCAAGGCATGA